A genomic region of Bactrocera dorsalis isolate Fly_Bdor chromosome 3, ASM2337382v1, whole genome shotgun sequence contains the following coding sequences:
- the LOC105222353 gene encoding mucin-5AC isoform X2 yields the protein MRPNVLWLLTAVGLLALTTQAAHVRQASSSSGSMASSYANDPRPDAVNEEESDTLGTGGAYEFRLPQPQINKQQQQQRPQQQQQQHKTKRPNTTATYVTTTKTSSTSSSSAGSTAKLSTKRPTSATTNASGNKATSATSTVTTAATQPSQQPGFTYNVSVTPQQAAYQPTTPGVTNDEPASTQSSENDDESSKKIIGSSVVTSVSVILNGNEPEFTDALGHKVPKPQPSLQVASPIDLLNPDRYEFYTFDENGELVKRLMTMEEIQSIVANGDGENSSIVQHMPVGDREPEKNVQDIVDSVQNVLNKEVESNKNISKDALPPLDTPDVTSSWSMILPAIFGNGGSDIFPQQKPQQIVMTPDSELLEASTTAAPVTHATKRPKPNKRKPGQKRKPTTPKPTTTSTAVTPQVVQEELGPNESVYTGMQQYQNVAANMQQFDGFSQLQMQPIYHKLPEYTDVDTTTRRVFLNNQEIIQSATTAHPTVATDKEELHEGYGKRPPVVVHKRPAAPHRNKTPNGEQNDSTTKKPQGGHNKQKIKKKPTTTTTPEPTTTSTTTPEPTTTTTTTTTTTTTTTTEAPTTTTPEPITSTTTPRPSSTTPKKKKKKPTRQPGQGNGKPHQAADKRKPATGKPRPTVGNKHPTVADVPAPAPATVEPTISKHNTTVSHKPNKTRPRPHKKPITTTTTTPEPTTTTPEPTTTTTTTTTTTTTTTTTTPAPTTTTTTPEPTTTTTENTLIVEHFPGYHPIHVKPSHANKRPGVSSYPLPHYKPVHPGHHDAVEADKTDEQSDYGQTKRKPLPSLAQIQQQHHKPSLDDQHTMTAFDQIMESLKQELANENTEADINESSASEKRPVVDEPSSVDTHKEPVNIESTSFDSSAAINTGSIEGGALKEENVNAVDTVSVEQEEMTIVEDITEETPLITTIRPPTLAATSEETIKKTTAAPIIENTTEKFTEQELTDTTNLSEYSAEEKEKDENEAAGTLILEDKLTDKDEEDSAHVVKFEPLYADVQEPIVNNVQTTTAPHYETTLSTVDDNNDDTTVVEVIDEVNVDSSTEYQIPMLPVTHKVDTLIAENPLTTEPPPQAATVASTLVDGTNTIAADQLMSSNETRSEIDFLLSDVLQQMAEVEPDPYRPDPMEDGNRLTNFAQLNTSFLLKPDPAALDDNVPAYGNMPATISTTQAPPAKESVDTHSAEPLLVPTPAPVKELENELTTEVEPAPVASTYASKEDDSLNEGKPAIPADSKEKIEKGHEKEHKAELSLENMEGNEAGMDYVTTERYVVVDETEIETNSYEKEATEESAIHELVNADTTEQKQTDQVESMEKTEETKIEGVRPDENPTMKPQVPSLSEIYATQQQQENTEDMYETEQDKEPIQQSAEAGNSAEPLHEAETIVLAEQLSAEGPNEEKKEEMTSAEVIITEIEDTNHTDMYKPSEVNEDSHELAQTDPEQMELITTTEKYEVPTEQISMDEIVQSASTEEEKLSEEQGTPQKVEESSSKMEEEHQSNTQDVQTPEVTDEAIETQTQVVEQVELPNEDHKEDTSEAYVSSTLETTDTPNATDMSESDNSGKDSAEKEVNENNSDERVTENLEVSEEKETNEKESLEKEASNDVTTITPILINTDTTAEETKDATAEKVSTEALVSSTERETDSTEEDSVTSAANLQIQYTNAPTTIKHETDELEEQVNSKETVGSEATTVAPAEESATTVRTEDEEENTGNEPEVATDVTVLISDEIDSTESDEDPYIKLGESTIKYSEETNNVNTSGDSIILEQDTTSDESTDIELTSPTLPQPIQQDVVETTKPEDEDSTEDSEEVSQSGSTEAESAETTDGDMALDNKSTVSELIVSTEQITLQTTAKPIHTFVAQQRPQMPQLNYDRPDPQNTADTGDLTAYIIPKFPTSPALAATSTTTEKASPSTTASSTTTTTSTTTTTTTPKPASTTTKRVHTLKPVSYYNKQTGINAPKPAEPTKVIPYSANTAQQRPMQRPAQLNNLMATSTQATRPPVKMEPSPSNSKGLEASTANLDEDLQSFVKLCNELAFSYWKSITSEKISSARSLVMSPFALTSMLSMVFLGARGSTSGEMNEVLKLDDMVTFNPHLVFRNITDSVERATDSDIATTAFVREIFSDRSNGKILQFFKEKTQQFYSGHVEEVNFHVVNDVIRRRTNLLVKRHTMGKVLEYLRTNSLWVNGPLATISANLFQTDCKHGSTQLTDGEMFFQVHPSVRQRRLIPIPAVLYKSGFTAGYEPKLDATIVAFGSIQDTVSTVYVMPGHQSALSPAESLERLERELVEQAFSKNAWSSVLTSLMDRPGMEVQLPRFSHRSFVNASLGLQKMGLKGLFKSDFADLRGLTGSANRDIYLSDVIQINTFSTCGEEKIGDHHHVEMYPAPPLRKRNKDLGANDDGAYDSSEAVIDFGSLVHESALGRGFYDDLLDPKYLELPLSLRPRQARVPDAPRLRFDKPFLYFVRHNPTGIILFMGRFNPRLLP from the exons ATGCGTCCGAACGTGTTGTGGCTGCTGACAGCTGTCGGCCTGCTAGCGCTGACCACTCAAGCGGCGCACGTGCGACAGGCGAGCAGCAGCAGCGGTAGCATGGCCAGCAGCTATGCAAATGATCCACGACCCGATGCTGTGAACGAGGAAGAGAGCGATACGTTGGGCACTGGTGGTGCTTACGAATTTCGCCTGCCACAACCGCAGATAaacaaacaacagcagcaacagcgtccgcagcagcagcagcagcagcataaaACAAAACGGCCCAACACCACCGCCACTTATGTAACCACAACGAAAACGAGCAGCACTAGCAGTAGCAGTGCTGGCAGCACAGCCAAATTGTCGACTAAGCGTCCGACAAGTGCCACCACCAACGCGAGTGGTAACAAAGCGACCAGTGCCACTTCCACCGTCACCACGGCAGCAACTCAGCCAAGTCAACAGCCCGGATTTACATACAATGTTTCGGTAACACCCCAGCAGGCTGCCTACCAGCCAACTACTCCCGGTGTGACTAATGACGAGCCGGCGTCGACCCAAAGCAGTGAGAATGACGATGAATCGTCAAAGAAAATTATCGGCTCCAG TGTCGTCACATCCGTTTCGGTCATACTCAACGGCAACGAACCCGAGTTCACTGACGCCTTGGGCCACAAAGTGCCCAAACCGCAACCCTCACTGCAGGTGGCCAGTCCGATTGATCTACTCAATCCCGATCGCTACGAGTTCTACACGTTCGATGAGAATGGCGAACTGGTGAAACGTCTCATGACCATGGAGGAAATACAGAGTATTGTGGCAAATGGCGATGGCGAAAATTCATCCATCGTGCAACATATGCCAGTAGGCGACCGTGAACCGGAAAAGAATGTGCAGGATATTGTCGATAGTGTGCAGAATGTGTTGAATAAGGAGGTGGAATCGAATAAGAACATTTCAAAGGATGCGTTACCGCCGTTGGATACGCCGGATGTGACCTCATCTTGGTCAATGATTTTGCCAGCGATTTTCGGTAATGGCGGCAGTGATATTTTCCCACAGCAAAAGCCACAACAAATTGTCATGACACCGGACTCCGAGTTGCTGGAGGCCTCAACAACTGCCGCACCGGTTACGCATGCCACCAAACGACCGAAACCGAACAAGCGCAAGCCGGGACAGAAACGTAAGCCAACTACACCGAAGCCCACTACAACATCCACCGCTGTGACACCGCAGGTGGTGCAAGAAGAACTTGGTCCAAATGAGTCTGTCTACACCGGCATGCAACAGTACCAAAATGTCGCTGCGAATATGCAGCAATTTGATGGCTTCTCACAGCTGCAGATGCAACCGATCTACCACAAACTGCCCGAATACACAGACGTGGATACGACAACGCGCCGCGTCTTCCTAAATAACCAAGAAATCATACAAAGTGCAACGACAGCCCATCCAACAGTGGCAACAGACAAGGAAGAATTGCATGAGGGTTATGGCAAGCGACCGCCAGTTGTTGTGCATAAGCGTCCAGCGGCGCCTCATCGTAACAAGACTCCGAACGGTGAGCAGAATGATAGTACGACTAAAAAGCCGCAAGGTGGTCATAACAAACAGAAGATAAAGAAGAAGCCAACCACTACGACAACACCGGAACCAACCACCACCTCAACAACCACACCAGAGCCAACAACGACAACTACtacgacgacaacaacaacaacaaccaccactACAGAGGCACCAACAACTACTACCCCAGAGCCGATTACTAGCACAACCACGCCGAGACCAAGTTCTACAACAcccaaaaagaagaagaagaaacccACACGTCAACCCGGTCAAGGCAATGGCAAACCACATCAAGCTGCAGATAAGCGCAAACCGGCGACTGGTAAGCCACGTCCCACTGTAGGTAATAAGCATCCAACAGTCGCAGATGTGCCCGCGCCGGCACCAGCAACCGTTGAGCCCACAATCAGTAAGCATAATACCACTGTGAGCCACAAGCCAAACAAAACTCGGCCACGTCCGCACAAGAAGCCAataactactactactaccacaCCGGAACCAACTACAACAACGCCAgaacctacaacaacaaccactactACGACAACAACCACTACTACAACGACAACCACTACACCAGCACCCaccacaaccacaacaacaccagaacctacaacaacaacaactgaaaatACGTTAATCGTGGAGCACTTCCCAGGTTATCATCCAATACATGTCAAGCCTTCACATGCCAACAAGCGGCCTGGTGTTTCGAGCTACCCGCTACCACACTACAAACCCGTACACCCTGGACATCATGATGCTGTTGAAGCTGACAAAACTGATGAACAATCAGACTATGGACAAACCAAACGTAAACCGCTGCCATCACTTGCacaaatccaacaacaacaccataAGCCGTCGTTGGATGATCAGCATACCATGACGGCCTTCGATCAAATAATGGAATCGCTCAAACAAGAACTAGCAAACGAGAATACTGAGGCCGATATCAACGAGTCTAGTGCTTCTGAGAAACGGCCTGTCGTAGATGAACCATCATCAGTGGATACGCACAAGGAGCCTGTGAATATTGAGTCAACATCCTTCGATAGTTCTGCAGCCATCAATACTGGTAGCATTGAAGGCGGAGCGCTTAAAGAAGAAAATGTCAATGCAGTGGACACAGTAAGCGTGGAACAAGAAGAAATGACTATAGTGGAGGATATCACGGAAGAAACACCATTAATTACAACAATACGTCCACCAACCTTAGCTGCGACATCCGAGGAGACGATAAAGAAGACAACTGCTGCACCTATAATAGAGAATACAACTGAGAAGTTCACCGAACAAGAGTTAACAGACACCACAAATCTTTCGGAATATTCTGCTGAAGAAAAAGAGAAGGACGAAAATGAAGCAGCAGGAACGCTGATACTTGAAGACAAGCTTACAGATAAGGACGAAGAAGATTCGGCTCATGTTGTTAAGTTTGAACCGCTTTACGCTGATGTACAAGAACCCATTGTAAACAACGTTCAAACAACAACTGCACCCCACTACGAGACCACACTCAGCACAGTTGATGACAACAATGATGACACAACTGTAGTAGAAGTCATCGACGAAGTAAATGTCGATAGCAGTACCGAGTATCAAATACCCATGCTGCCAGTGACACACAAAGTTGATACCCTGATTGCAGAAAACCCCTTAACCACGGAACCACCACCACAG GCGGCTACCGTAGCTTCAACGCTGGTCGATGGCACGAATACAATTGCTGCTGATCAACTCATGAGCTCCAATGAGACGCGCAGCGAAATTGACTTCCTCTTATCTGATGTGTTACAACAAATGGCCGAAGTGGAACCGGATCCATACCGCCCCGATCCAATGGAAGATGGTAATCGTTTAACGAACTTTGCACAACTGAACACATCTTTCTTACTGAAACCAGATCCAGCAGCATTAGATGACAATGTGCCAGCATACGGCAATATGCCCGCAACGATCAGCACAACGCAAGCGCCACCTGCCAAAGAATCGGTTGACACACACTCTGCGGAACCTTTGTTAGTGCCAACGCCAGCTCCAGTTAAAGAACTCGAAAACGAATTGACCACAGAAGTTGAACCTGCTCCGGTGGCCTCAACATATGCCTCTAAGGAAGATGACAGCTTGAATGAAGGGAAACCCGCTATACCGGCAGATAGTAAAGAGAAAATAGAAAAGGGGCACGAAAAGGAACACAAAGCCGAGCTATCGCTGGAGAATATGGAAGGAAACGAGGCCGGTATGGATTACGTTACTACAGAAAGATACGTGGTTGTAGATGAAACGGAAATAGAAACTAATAGTTACGAAAAGGAGGCGACAGAAGAGAGCGCAATACATGAACTAGTTAATGCTGACACAACAGAGCAAAAACAAACAGATCAGGTTGAGAGTATGGAAAAAACCGAAGAAACTAAGATTGAGGGAGTTCGACCAGACGAAAACCCCACTATGAAACCTCAAGTACCATCTCTTTCtgaaatttatgccacacaacaacaacaagagaatACTGAGGATATGTATGAAACAGAGCAAGATAAGGAACCCATTCAGCAGTCTGCAGAAGCTGGAAACTCTGCAGAGCCGCTTCACGAGGCTGAGACAATTGTTTTGGCGGAACAATTAAGTGCCGAAGGCCCCAATGAAGAAAAGAAGGAAGAAATGACAAGTGCTGAGGTTATTATAACAGAAATAGAGGATACTAATCATACGGATATGTATAAACCCAGCGAAGTTAATGAAGATTCTCATGAATTGGCACAAACAGATCCGGAACAAATGGagctaataacaacaacagagaAATATGAGGTCCCAACTGAACAGATTTCAATGGATGAAATAGTACAGTCGGCTTCTACAGAAGAGGAGAAATTATCTGAAGAACAAGGCACTCCGCAGAAAGTTGAAGAATCGTCCAGTAAAATGGAAGAGGAACATCAATCAAACACTCAGGATGTGCAGACACCAGAGGTGACAGACGAAGCTATCGAAACGCAAACTCAAGTCGTTGAACAAGTGGAACTACCAAATGAGGACCACAAAGAGGATACTAGTGAAGCATATGTAAGTAGCACATTAGAAACTACGGACACACCCAATGCTACCGACATGAGTGAAAGCGACAACAGCGGGAAAGATAGTGCTGAAAAGGAGGTGAACGAAAACAACTCCGACGAGAGAGTTACTGAGAACTTAGAAGTCTCTGAAGAAAAAGAGACTAACGAAAAAGAATCGCTGGAAAAAGAAGCTAGTAATGATGTTACCACAATCACACCAATTCTCATCAATACCGACACTACAGCTGAGGAAACAAAAGATGCTACAGCTGAAAAAGTCTCTACGGAGGCACTTGTAAGCTCAACAGAAAGGGAAACTGATAGTACCGAAGAAGATAGTGTGACTAGCGCCGCCAACTTGCAAATACAATACACAAATGctccaacaacaataaaacatgAAACAGATGAATTAGAAGAACAAGTCAATAGCAAAGAAACAGTCGGAAGCGAGGCAACAACGGTGGCACCAGCGGAAGAAAGCGCTACAACAGTCAGAAccgaagatgaagaagaaaatacTGGTAATGAACCCGAAGTAGCCACGGATGTTACGGTTTTAATTTCCGATGAAATAGATAGCACCGAATCGGATGAAGACCCGTATATTAAACTTGGCGAATCTACTATCAAATACAGTGAAGAAACAAATAATGTCAATACATCTGGCGATAGCATTATTCTCGAGCAAGACACCACAAGCGATGAGAGTACTGATATTGAGCTTACCTCACCAACGCTACCACAGCCAATACAACAAGATGTGGTAGAAACGACTAAGCCTGAAGATGAGGACTCGACCGAAGACTCGGAAGAGGTATCACAGTCTGGATCAACTGAAGCAGAATCTGCAGAAACTACAGATGGAGATATGGCTTTGGACAATAAGTCAACTGTTTCGGAACTTATCGTCTCTACTGAACAAATTACACTTCAAACCACAGCTAAACCTATCCATACATTTGTAGCACAACAACGGCCTCAAATGCCACAGCTCAACTATGACCGTCCCGATCCACAAAACACCGCTGACACTGGTGACCTTACAGCTTACATTATACCAAAATTCCCCACCAGCCCTGCACTTGCTGCTACCTCAACAACAACGGAGAAAGCATCGCCTTCCACAACAGCCAGTAGCACGACTACAACAACTTCCACCACTACAACGACAACAACGCCAAAACCAGCATCCACTACAACTAAACGGGTACATACACTCAAACCCGTGTCTTACTACAACAAGCAGACCGGCATAAACGCGCCCAAGCCTGCCGAACCTACGAAAGTCATACCCTACTCGGCCAATACCGCTCAACAGCGACCAATGCAACGTCCAGCACAACTGAACAATTTAATGGCTACTTCTACACAAGCTACCCGGCCACCTGTAAAGATGGAGCCGAGCCCATCGAACTCTAAAGGGCTCGAAGCATCCACAGCTAATTTAGATGAAGATCTGCAATCTTTCGTTAAACTCTGCAACGAATTGGCATTTAGCTATTGGAAATCTATTACTTCGGAGAAAATCAGCTCGGCGCGCAGTTTGGTGATGTCGCCATTTGCTTTAACATCGATGCTCTCAATGGTTTTCCTCGGTGCACGTGGCAGCACATCAGGCGAAATGAACGAAGTGCTGAAGTTGGATGACATGGTCACCTTCAATCCACATTTAGTCTTCCGAAATATCACCGACTCTGTTGAACGCGCCACCGATAGTGACATTGCAACAACCGCCTTCGTACGTGAGATCTTCAGCGATCGTTCAAATGGAAAGATATTACAATTCTTCAAGGAAAAGACACAACAATTCTACTCGGGACATGTGGAGGAAGTGAACTTCCATGTCGTGAACGATGTGATACGTCGTCGTACGAATCTGTTAGTGAAACGTCACACCATGGGCAAAGTACTGGAGTATTTGCGCACAAACAGTCTCTGGGTGAATGGACCACTGGCCACAATTTCTGCCAATCTTTTCCAAACCGACTGCAAACATGGCTCAACACAGTTGACTGACGGCGAAATGTTCTTCCAAGTACACCCCTCGGTACGTCAACGTCGTTTGATACCCATACCGGCCGTGTTGTACAAGAGCGGCTTCACCGCTGGCTATGAACCCAAATTGGACGCAACAATTGTGGCATTCGGCAGCATACAGGACACCGTGAGCACAGTTTACGTAATGCCCGGTCATCAGAGCGCGCTTTCGCCAGCCGAAAGTTTGGAACGACTTGAACGTGAGCTTGTTGAGCAGGCTTTCAGCAAGAATGCTTGGAGTAGTGTACTCACCTCGCTGATGGACCGCCCCGGCATGGAAGTACAGCTACCGCGTTTCTCACATAGATCCTTCGTAAATGCCTCCTTAGGTTTGCAGAAGATGGGACTGAAGGGCTTGTTCAAGTCCGATTTTGCAGATCTGCGTGGCCTCACCGGTTCTGCCAATCGCGACATCTACCTATCCGACGTCATACAAATCAACACTTTCAGCACTTGTGGTGAGGAGAAGATTGGCGATCACCATCATGTGGAAATGTATCCAGCGCCACCATTACGTAAACGAAACAAGGATTTGGGCGCAAATGATGATGGTGCCTATGATTCGTCTGAAGCGGTTATCGACTTCGGTTCGCTAGTGCATGAGTCAGCGCTGGGACGTGGCTTCTATGACGATCTACTAGACCCGAAATATCTTGAACTGCCACTTTCACTGCGTCCACGACAGGCACGCGTACCGGACGCGCCACGTCTACGCTTCGACAAACCATTCCTCTATTTCGTTCGTCACAATCCCACTGGCATCATACTCTTCATGGGTCGCTTCAATCCTCGACTGCTGCCGTGA